The DNA sequence TTTTCGCACCTCTCTCTTACTGATGCAAGCTCTGGTTTAAACAGAACGCCATAATAAGAAAACACGTTACAAACGTCAGGATGACCTAAATCAGATTTTTTAATCCTTTCAGGATCGGTAATCATAGATGCAACCTTTTCGTTTATGCTCTTTTCATCGTCTTTCAAATATATCGCGTTATTATAAGATTTGCTCATCTTTCTGCCATCTACGCCCAAGAGTTTTGGAAATTCAGCTAAAAGCGCCTCTGGCTCTGGGAATATCTCTTTATAGTGAAAGTTAAATCTTCTTGCAATTTCCCTTGTCATCTCAAGGTGCGGCACCTGATCGATACCAACTGGCACCTTCTTTGACTTGTATATCAATATATCGGCCGCCATTAAAACTGGATATCCCAGATGACCATAGGTAAGCTGGTCTTCAATGCCCAGCTCCCTTGCTTGTTCCTTTACCGTAGGATTTCTCTCAAGCCATGAGACAGGAGTCAACATTGAGAGCACCATATGAAGATAGACGTGTTCAGGAACCGAAGATTGCAAAATAATAGTAGATTTTTTTGGATCTATTCCACAAGATAGCCACTCTGCCAACATTTCTTCAATATAAGCCTTTAAATCAGCCGAATCTTGCCATTTTGTAGTCAAGGCATGCCAGTCTACAATACCGAAAAAACAGTTATAGTTTTCTTGCAAAGTTTTCCAATTTTCCAAAACGCCTAAATAATGACCCACATGCAAGCTACCCGTAGGTCTCATACCGCTAAAGATTGCTTCCCTCAAAATAAAACCTCCTCTTTTATCCTTCCAACTTTTTTAAAAACATTACATCAGCAGATTGAGTATGATGTCTTCTTACTATATCAACTACTTCATCAGCAAACCCAACTGATTTTAATACATTGGAACCAATTGCAGCGTGTTTAAAATACGAATCATCTTTTTTAAAAATACTAAAGCTCAGAGACCTCAAAATTCTCTTAATAAGCGATGGTCTTTCAAACTTTTTACCAATATCATGAAAAATTATAACTCTTTTCTGTATATAAACTAAATTCTCGTCACTAACTTCTGGCCTATATTCTTTCAGCAAGAGAAAGGAGTGAATTCTGTCTTCCTTTGGCATAGAATAAAATAAGGCTTTTTCTTTCGAATTCAATTCTTCTAAAACAAGATTATAAGAAGGTTCTTTTAAAAGATAAAATAATGTATAAAGAAATCGTTTGACATCAAGGCAAAACTTGTTCAAATTTAAACAAAAACCATCAAATTAAATATAAACTGCACTATTGGCATTAAAATTCTTGCACCTCCGAGCAAAAGAAATATAATAAGCACAAATTGACCATAATATTCATACATTTCAATTGTACGCCTCAACTCGTATGGGAAAAATTTCCTGAAAACAGTATATCCATCAAGAGGCGGTATAGGTATCAGATTAAAAACTCCCAAACTTATATTTAAGAAAATAAGCGTTTGGAAAAAGGCTACTAGTGGATCATAGGCTAAGATAATCTGATAAAAGGTTGTAAAAATACGAGCAGCGACCAAGGCCACACCAAAATTAGCTAAAGATCCAGCTAAAGCCGTCATCTCCATTCCGCCCTTTTTTCTTGATAAAATGTTGTAATTAACTGGTACAGGTTTAGCCCAACCAAACCTTATAAGTAAAAGTGCGATAAAGCCTAATGGATCTATATGAGCCATAGGATTTAGTGTCAGCCTTCCATTTGCCTTTGGCGTATAATCACCATATCTGTATGCTACGTATGCATGAGCAAATTCATGGACTGTTAGAGCTATTATTACAGCAGGTATAGCTAAAATTAAACCAACAATATCAAACATAAATCACCTCAACCTTTTTCGTGAATAAATTTTTTTATAAATTCTATCTCATTTTCATATGAACTAATATTACCCAAAAATCTTTCTTTTTTTAAGCCTCTAAGTATTTCACCAATCATAGCAGGCTCTATATCAGTTCTATTTGAAAGCTCTTCTCCTGTAATCATAGGCCTAAATTTCTTCCTATTTTCATCAAACCACCTGATATAATCGTTCAAAGGCTTTTCTTCTATTACTTTTAAAAAGCATATAATTTCAGAGAACACACCTTCCAAAATTTCAAATAGGTCAAAATCTTTATAAATATTTGCATTCCTCTTCCTTGAAAATTTATACAGGAATTTTTTTATTTTCTCAATATATAAAAGCTCTTTCTTCGTAAACCTCCATTTTCTTTTAAAGAACCTGTCTTCAGATTTAAGTATATTATATATTATTGGTAAGATGCATAAAAACCACCATTCTTTCAAATCGCTTCCAAAACCATCCGATCTAAGACAAGAAAAATACTCTGTTAGTTTTTCCTCTCTAAGGTCAAATGAAATTTTCGGATGTATCAATTTAAAAACGCTTAACTCCTTCATTCGTAAAATGATTAATTCAGGAGGAAAACCCTGCGAAAATAAAATTTTCAACTCTTCTTTTAAAACATCAAATGAAATTACATTAAAAAGCTTCAATTCCATAGCATTTTTTATAAGTTCTTCGTCTGCCTTATCTATCTTGAAGCCAAGCTGAAATTCAAATCTAATAGCCCTTATAATCCTGGTAGGATCTTCTACGTAGCTTAGCGGATGCAAAACCCTAATTCTTTTCAGTTTGATGTCCTCATATCCATCAAAAAAATCAATCATTTTGCCATAGGAGTCTCTATTCAAAGAAATTGCAAGGGTATTGATAGAGAAATCTCTTCTATACATATCGTTGTGTAAATCTGAGTATTCAACTAAAGGTTTTGCAGCAGGAAAATTGTAAAATTCCGTTCTTGCGGAAGCAAAATCAAATTTTATATCCTTATCCTTTATAGTTGCAGTTCTAAATTTTTCATAAGAGAAAAATTTTCCATTAATATATTTGTTAACTTCTTCTGCCAATTTGATAGCATCTCCCTCAACGACTACATCCATGTCGTTAGAAGAAATATTAAGCAGCAAGTCCCTAACGCATCCGCCCACAACAAATGACTTTAAAGAAAGTTTTTCTGAAACATTGGATACTATTTCTAAATGGTCATTAATTTTTTGATCCAATCTTATATTTAAATCTAAAATTACTCTTTTAGTAGAGTATTCTTTTGTTTTTTTCACGTTTAAACCATGCCAAACTCTTAAGATATCAGTTCTTGT is a window from the Thermodesulfobium sp. 4217-1 genome containing:
- the trpS gene encoding tryptophan--tRNA ligase, whose translation is MREAIFSGMRPTGSLHVGHYLGVLENWKTLQENYNCFFGIVDWHALTTKWQDSADLKAYIEEMLAEWLSCGIDPKKSTIILQSSVPEHVYLHMVLSMLTPVSWLERNPTVKEQARELGIEDQLTYGHLGYPVLMAADILIYKSKKVPVGIDQVPHLEMTREIARRFNFHYKEIFPEPEALLAEFPKLLGVDGRKMSKSYNNAIYLKDDEKSINEKVASMITDPERIKKSDLGHPDVCNVFSYYGVLFKPELASVRERCEKAQIGCVECKKQLAKKINDILEPIRSQRNFYLSNKDILWDILKTGSSNASNYCKHTMNEVFDAMKLNYPI
- a CDS encoding HDIG domain-containing metalloprotein; translated protein: MNSKEKALFYSMPKEDRIHSFLLLKEYRPEVSDENLVYIQKRVIIFHDIGKKFERPSLIKRILRSLSFSIFKKDDSYFKHAAIGSNVLKSVGFADEVVDIVRRHHTQSADVMFLKKLEG
- a CDS encoding site-2 protease family protein; the protein is MFDIVGLILAIPAVIIALTVHEFAHAYVAYRYGDYTPKANGRLTLNPMAHIDPLGFIALLLIRFGWAKPVPVNYNILSRKKGGMEMTALAGSLANFGVALVAARIFTTFYQIILAYDPLVAFFQTLIFLNISLGVFNLIPIPPLDGYTVFRKFFPYELRRTIEMYEYYGQFVLIIFLLLGGARILMPIVQFIFNLMVFV
- a CDS encoding CBS domain-containing protein is translated as MKKGLIFTHNNSDFDGISSAFMLQKLFNAKVVMPERLEFQVEAFLHLYEYIFPFVKYEDISFDEIDFLVFADISSPQRIGSFFGSLPKDKEIEVYIFDHHSLGYFPPNYKVMRYPDTSVGSAVTLVWEELKNRGVKYSEIESTLMLLGVYEDTGRLLYSSTTYRDANVVADLIQNGASLMVVARFLESGMNPYQRQLLEFFLDNSSKDFYNGVEYILTYAELDTEVEDAALVVHKLRDLIECENVFAVLKVKDTIHIIARGLGDYLNVRKVLENFGGGGHNEAAAATFRLKEPFAEFLDRLRKAIQKECKPKVKVQDVMTSPVRVLTPETSVEEARKIMLRYGHSGVPIIGGDEIVGVLSRKDIDKATQHKLDQIEVQKIMSRNVITISQDASLDEAQKLLIEKEIGRLPVINDRKKLVGLITRTDILRVWHGLNVKKTKEYSTKRVILDLNIRLDQKINDHLEIVSNVSEKLSLKSFVVGGCVRDLLLNISSNDMDVVVEGDAIKLAEEVNKYINGKFFSYEKFRTATIKDKDIKFDFASARTEFYNFPAAKPLVEYSDLHNDMYRRDFSINTLAISLNRDSYGKMIDFFDGYEDIKLKRIRVLHPLSYVEDPTRIIRAIRFEFQLGFKIDKADEELIKNAMELKLFNVISFDVLKEELKILFSQGFPPELIILRMKELSVFKLIHPKISFDLREEKLTEYFSCLRSDGFGSDLKEWWFLCILPIIYNILKSEDRFFKRKWRFTKKELLYIEKIKKFLYKFSRKRNANIYKDFDLFEILEGVFSEIICFLKVIEEKPLNDYIRWFDENRKKFRPMITGEELSNRTDIEPAMIGEILRGLKKERFLGNISSYENEIEFIKKFIHEKG